In Paenibacillus sp. 1781tsa1, one DNA window encodes the following:
- the coaD gene encoding pantetheine-phosphate adenylyltransferase yields MIHRQERIAVYPGSFDPVTMGHLDIIARASKQFDRVIVAVLNNMSKNPLFTVEERKELITEVTRHLPNVEVDSFRDLTANYVRQKEAQVIVRGIRSVTDFEYELQLASTNSKLNPDAETIFMMTNPKYSYLSSSIVKEIAHYHGDVTDLVSPEVEAALRQKISEKTGG; encoded by the coding sequence ATGATACACCGACAGGAACGGATCGCCGTATATCCTGGAAGTTTTGATCCCGTGACGATGGGGCATCTGGATATTATCGCCAGAGCGTCGAAGCAATTTGATCGCGTCATTGTGGCTGTGTTGAACAATATGAGCAAAAATCCGCTGTTTACAGTGGAGGAACGCAAAGAACTGATCACGGAAGTAACCCGCCATCTACCCAATGTGGAGGTGGACAGTTTCCGCGATCTGACTGCCAATTACGTCCGGCAAAAGGAAGCCCAGGTCATCGTTCGTGGTATACGCTCGGTAACTGATTTTGAATACGAGTTGCAATTGGCATCGACCAACAGCAAGTTAAATCCGGATGCGGAAACGATATTTATGATGACAAATCCGAAGTATTCCTATTTAAGTTCCAGCATCGTCAAAGAAATCGCTCATTATCATGGAGATGTTACAGATCTTGTATCACCTGAGGTGGAAGCAGCGCTCCGTCAGAAAATCAGCGAGAAAACCGGCGGTTAA
- a CDS encoding glycoside hydrolase family 2 TIM barrel-domain containing protein, translating to MKATKADINWLGDVSVFEVNRLHAYSDHRYYQTMEEAVGSGAMSMRYDLNGTWKFNYAIRPDSRPEFFYTSDFSSEGWDDIEVPGHIQLQGYGQIQYVNTQYPWDGLNEIRPPALPQDKNPVGSYIRTFHLPTGWESNPVYISFQGVESAFYVWLNGQFVGYGEDSFTPSDFDLTPFLQDGENKLAVEVYQRSTGSWLEDQDFWRFSGIFRDVYLYTVPAAHVRDVHVRTDLDKTYTNGTLQLDLKLEGKAVAGAHVEAELRDREGNTVKTFESKVNDGKVSLREDIGTVNLWSAEIPYLYRLYIRVYDAAGTLVEVVPQAVGFRTFEMIDKVMHINGKRIVFKGVNRHEFNPRRGRAVTKEDMLWDVRTIKQNNMNAVRTSHYPNQSLWYELCDEYGLYVIDEMNLETHGSWQKLGAVEPSWVIPGDKPEWHDIVMDRAVSMVERDKNHPSILIWSCGNESHGGEVIYKVSQYFKSADPTRLVHYEGVFHDRRFDETSDMESRMYAKPADIEEFLNANPTKPYISCEYMHAMGNSIGGMHKYTELEDKYPMYQGGFIWDYIDQSIYKKDRYGKEFLAYGGDFGDRPSDYSFCGNGIVHADRKVTAKMQEVKFLYQNIKLFPDREGVKIVNGNLFADTSALELVYSLEREGHEVLRGTLEVNVDAQSETVVKLPLGAESLVGGEYAVNTAFVLKEATLWADKGEEVAFGQFIFTQDQVNDAAQTDLNLVSDVQVVEGDVNIGVRAGKTHALFSKQFGTLVSLKLSGRETIAVPPAPLFWRAMTDNDKGMAMGFELGAWYAASLMPRSVEWKAEQKPDQYRIEFTYKLNISEDVQVKVVYTVHADGSVRVHNTYKGTAGLPNLPIHALSFRTSPDFENVEWLAMGPEENYADRAFGARLGIHGSKVADTVAPYLVPQESGNRTGVRWAKLTDNAGRGFKIEASGTPVELNVSPYTAFELENAQHAYELPPVHYTVVTVAGKQMGVGGDDSWGAPVHPEYLIPSDGELTFEFVIRAL from the coding sequence ATGAAAGCAACAAAGGCAGATATCAACTGGTTGGGAGACGTAAGTGTATTTGAGGTGAACCGTCTTCATGCGTATTCCGATCACCGTTATTACCAAACGATGGAAGAGGCTGTAGGTTCAGGCGCGATGTCCATGCGTTATGATTTGAATGGTACGTGGAAATTCAACTATGCCATTCGTCCAGACAGCCGTCCTGAATTTTTCTATACGTCCGATTTTTCCAGTGAAGGCTGGGATGATATTGAAGTTCCGGGGCATATCCAACTTCAAGGATACGGACAGATTCAATACGTAAACACACAATACCCTTGGGATGGCCTGAACGAAATTCGTCCGCCGGCATTGCCACAGGATAAAAACCCCGTTGGAAGTTACATTCGCACCTTCCACCTGCCGACAGGTTGGGAATCGAATCCGGTATATATTTCTTTCCAAGGTGTAGAGTCAGCATTCTATGTATGGCTTAACGGACAATTCGTAGGATACGGGGAAGACAGCTTTACGCCGTCTGACTTTGACCTGACACCATTCCTTCAGGATGGAGAGAATAAGCTGGCTGTTGAGGTGTATCAACGCAGCACAGGCAGCTGGCTGGAAGATCAGGATTTCTGGCGTTTCTCCGGTATTTTCAGAGATGTGTATCTGTATACGGTCCCTGCTGCACACGTACGTGATGTTCATGTCCGCACAGATCTGGACAAGACCTATACCAACGGTACCTTACAACTGGATTTGAAACTGGAAGGAAAAGCGGTTGCTGGAGCACATGTAGAGGCTGAACTTCGTGATCGGGAAGGCAATACCGTTAAAACGTTTGAATCCAAGGTTAACGATGGAAAAGTAAGTCTTCGTGAAGACATTGGTACAGTGAACCTGTGGAGCGCAGAGATTCCATACTTGTACCGCCTCTATATTCGTGTATATGATGCTGCGGGTACACTGGTTGAGGTTGTTCCTCAAGCCGTTGGTTTCCGTACATTTGAAATGATTGACAAAGTCATGCACATTAATGGTAAACGTATCGTATTCAAAGGTGTGAATCGTCATGAGTTCAACCCGCGTCGAGGACGTGCGGTTACGAAGGAAGACATGCTGTGGGATGTTCGTACCATCAAACAAAACAATATGAATGCCGTACGTACGTCACACTATCCAAACCAAAGTCTGTGGTATGAGCTGTGCGATGAATATGGACTCTATGTTATTGATGAGATGAATCTGGAGACACACGGATCTTGGCAGAAACTTGGTGCCGTTGAGCCTTCATGGGTTATTCCAGGGGACAAACCGGAATGGCATGATATCGTTATGGACCGCGCTGTATCCATGGTCGAGCGTGACAAAAACCATCCGTCCATTCTGATCTGGTCTTGTGGTAATGAATCTCATGGCGGTGAAGTCATCTACAAAGTATCCCAATACTTCAAATCAGCTGATCCAACACGTCTGGTACATTACGAAGGTGTATTCCATGATCGCCGTTTCGATGAGACAAGTGATATGGAGAGCCGCATGTATGCCAAACCGGCGGACATTGAAGAATTCCTGAATGCCAACCCGACCAAACCTTATATCAGCTGTGAGTACATGCACGCCATGGGTAACTCTATTGGTGGTATGCACAAATATACGGAGTTGGAAGACAAATACCCGATGTATCAAGGTGGATTCATCTGGGATTACATCGACCAATCCATTTATAAAAAAGATCGTTATGGCAAAGAGTTCCTCGCCTATGGCGGAGATTTCGGTGATCGTCCATCAGACTATTCGTTCTGTGGCAACGGTATCGTTCATGCCGATCGTAAAGTAACTGCGAAAATGCAGGAGGTTAAATTCCTGTATCAGAACATCAAGCTTTTCCCGGATCGTGAAGGCGTTAAGATCGTAAACGGTAACCTGTTCGCAGATACATCTGCATTGGAACTGGTATACAGCCTAGAGCGTGAGGGACATGAAGTGCTGCGTGGAACATTGGAAGTGAACGTGGATGCGCAAAGTGAGACGGTAGTGAAACTTCCGCTGGGTGCAGAATCCCTGGTGGGTGGCGAGTACGCTGTGAACACTGCATTTGTGTTAAAAGAAGCTACACTGTGGGCTGACAAAGGCGAAGAAGTGGCATTTGGACAGTTTATTTTCACACAGGATCAGGTAAATGATGCAGCACAGACGGACCTGAACCTTGTGAGTGATGTACAGGTGGTTGAAGGTGACGTTAACATCGGTGTTCGTGCTGGCAAAACGCATGCGCTGTTCTCCAAACAGTTCGGGACACTGGTTTCCCTGAAATTATCCGGTCGTGAGACTATTGCCGTACCACCTGCACCGCTCTTCTGGCGTGCAATGACGGATAATGATAAAGGAATGGCGATGGGCTTCGAACTGGGTGCCTGGTATGCTGCAAGCCTGATGCCACGATCTGTAGAGTGGAAAGCGGAACAGAAACCGGATCAATACCGGATCGAGTTCACGTACAAGCTCAACATTTCGGAGGATGTACAAGTGAAAGTGGTGTACACCGTTCATGCAGATGGAAGTGTACGTGTGCATAATACGTACAAAGGTACAGCCGGATTGCCGAACCTGCCAATTCATGCATTGTCCTTCAGAACATCACCTGACTTCGAAAACGTGGAATGGCTCGCGATGGGACCAGAAGAAAACTATGCAGACCGCGCATTTGGCGCACGTCTAGGCATCCATGGCAGCAAAGTAGCTGATACTGTAGCTCCATATCTGGTACCACAGGAGTCGGGCAACCGTACTGGCGTTCGTTGGGCCAAATTGACAGACAACGCGGGACGTGGCTTCAAAATTGAGGCATCCGGAACTCCGGTTGAACTGAATGTTTCACCATATACAGCATTTGAGCTGGAGAACGCACAACATGCGTACGAATTGCCACCTGTGCACTATACGGTCGTGACTGTAGCGGGTAAACAAATGGGTGTTGGCGGTGATGACAGCTGGGGTGCTCCAGTTCATCCGGAATACCTGATCCCTTCGGACGGCGAACTGACATTTGAATTCGTCATTCGTGCACTGTAA
- a CDS encoding FAD-binding oxidoreductase, which yields MISIKRCSPLIRWEGFRTFKVAQKVQESEVITSFYLVPDDGQPVASYEPGQYISIKIKPEAQSFTQIRQYSLSDIPGKPCYRISVKRELGGLRRPDGVISTYLHDHIEEGSQMELSAPAGEFTLDSDDKSPVVLLSGGIGLTPMISMLNTLVHLDKNRKITFLHASPNGQSHAFRDHVNSLAERYQGVNAYYCYTQPSASDRENEFFHKEGYMDAVWLRQVIDELDATYYLCGPVSFMRSV from the coding sequence GTGATTTCTATCAAACGATGTTCACCGCTCATCCGCTGGGAAGGATTTCGTACCTTCAAGGTTGCCCAGAAAGTGCAGGAAAGTGAAGTCATCACATCCTTTTACCTCGTCCCCGATGATGGTCAGCCTGTCGCCAGTTATGAACCGGGACAATACATCAGTATCAAAATCAAACCAGAGGCACAGTCATTTACCCAGATTCGTCAGTATAGCCTTTCAGATATACCGGGTAAACCCTGCTATCGCATTTCCGTTAAACGTGAGCTGGGTGGATTAAGACGTCCTGATGGAGTCATATCCACGTATCTCCACGATCACATTGAAGAAGGTAGTCAAATGGAACTATCCGCTCCTGCTGGCGAATTCACGCTGGATAGCGACGATAAAAGTCCTGTTGTTCTCTTGAGTGGTGGTATCGGTCTAACCCCCATGATCAGCATGTTAAATACACTGGTTCACTTGGACAAAAACCGCAAAATCACATTTTTGCATGCAAGTCCGAATGGTCAATCTCACGCGTTCCGTGATCATGTGAACAGTCTGGCCGAACGTTATCAGGGCGTTAACGCTTATTATTGTTACACTCAACCTTCTGCTTCTGATCGTGAAAATGAGTTTTTTCATAAGGAAGGTTATATGGATGCAGTCTGGCTTCGCCAAGTGATTGATGAACTGGATGCCACCTATTATCTGTGCGGACCCGTTTCGTTCATGCGTTCAGTGTAA
- a CDS encoding SepM family pheromone-processing serine protease, whose translation MNRIRKSGGFRASIFVIVVALVVYVAVYMPTPYIIYMPGSADEVKPMVTVKGGDQEERGVFMMTTVSATYANVFLLGTSLFNQNAQVDKKEDRLRGKSEAEYSAEQVWFMSDSQSSAMEAAYEQAGVAYSIVPEHIFVFGLSEDPKPDGDIAPGDIILGVNGTATPDNTVLSAQLKDKKVGDTVEMQLERGGETISRDVKLIQVKDNKTGETRPGLGVMIGAVQKVKAEDPDKQISFTDTQVGGPSAGLMFTLEIYNQLTPGDLTKGHRIAGTGTITKDGVVGAIGGVVHKIVAADRKEAEIFFVPKDNYKEAAAKAKQIGTKMKLVPVSKVDDALAYLKTLSVKS comes from the coding sequence ATGAATCGGATTCGGAAATCTGGCGGATTCAGAGCTTCGATCTTTGTGATCGTGGTGGCTCTGGTCGTCTATGTTGCTGTGTACATGCCAACGCCGTATATCATATATATGCCTGGCAGTGCAGATGAAGTAAAACCAATGGTAACCGTCAAGGGTGGGGACCAGGAAGAACGCGGTGTGTTCATGATGACGACCGTGTCGGCAACATATGCCAATGTGTTTTTGCTAGGAACCTCTCTGTTCAATCAAAATGCTCAAGTGGATAAAAAGGAAGACCGACTGCGCGGCAAAAGCGAAGCGGAATACTCTGCCGAACAGGTGTGGTTCATGAGTGACTCGCAATCCTCCGCAATGGAGGCTGCATATGAACAGGCTGGTGTGGCTTACTCTATTGTACCTGAACATATCTTTGTATTTGGACTGTCCGAAGATCCAAAACCCGATGGAGACATTGCTCCAGGCGATATTATTCTTGGAGTGAACGGGACAGCTACGCCGGATAATACGGTGCTTTCTGCCCAGTTAAAAGATAAAAAGGTTGGAGATACCGTCGAAATGCAACTGGAACGTGGCGGAGAGACCATTAGCCGGGACGTGAAACTGATTCAGGTAAAAGACAATAAAACGGGAGAAACCCGCCCGGGACTCGGGGTAATGATTGGTGCGGTTCAGAAGGTGAAAGCTGAAGATCCGGACAAACAGATTTCCTTCACAGATACTCAGGTTGGTGGTCCGTCTGCCGGCTTGATGTTTACGTTGGAGATCTATAACCAGTTAACACCTGGAGATCTGACCAAGGGGCATCGAATTGCGGGTACAGGTACCATTACTAAGGACGGTGTGGTCGGTGCCATTGGTGGCGTAGTGCACAAGATTGTAGCCGCTGACCGGAAAGAAGCGGAGATCTTCTTTGTGCCGAAGGATAACTATAAGGAAGCAGCAGCCAAGGCTAAACAGATTGGCACCAAAATGAAACTTGTGCCTGTGAGCAAGGTGGATGATGCGCTGGCTTATCTGAAAACCTTATCCGTGAAATCATAG
- a CDS encoding DUF177 domain-containing protein, translated as MLMPFRKVATSDGPLKFNEQWDIKELVSNRQDITAVTPLTADLSAEFREGDVVDVHGKLTVGVDMLCSRCLKPINEHFHIDFHEQFKQGKQPEELHEDDDTLYVDGDSVDLKGYAEEAFLLDLPFIPLCSDTCKGLCPKCGHELNEGDCGCDNQVIDPRLAGLKDFFK; from the coding sequence ATGTTAATGCCATTTCGCAAAGTGGCTACCAGTGATGGCCCCCTGAAGTTTAACGAACAGTGGGATATCAAGGAACTGGTTTCTAACCGACAAGATATCACAGCCGTTACCCCCCTGACTGCGGATTTATCTGCAGAATTCAGAGAAGGTGACGTTGTGGATGTTCATGGCAAGCTGACCGTAGGAGTGGACATGTTGTGCTCCCGTTGTCTTAAGCCGATCAATGAACATTTTCATATTGATTTTCATGAGCAATTCAAGCAGGGAAAACAGCCAGAGGAATTACACGAAGACGACGATACGCTCTATGTGGATGGGGATAGCGTTGATCTGAAAGGTTATGCCGAGGAAGCTTTTCTGCTGGATCTTCCGTTTATACCGCTATGTAGCGATACATGCAAAGGGTTATGCCCCAAGTGTGGCCATGAGCTGAACGAAGGTGACTGCGGTTGTGATAACCAGGTTATCGATCCGCGGCTTGCAGGGCTCAAGGATTTTTTTAAATGA
- a CDS encoding nucleoside recognition domain-containing protein, giving the protein MTLQSEVRDSGPLRTIILSTGALMLVIAVVASPKEAFDASIQGLDIWWKIIFPAMLPFLMLSQMLTAFGFTHAIGALLGPLMQRWFRLPGNAGLAIAVGMCGGFPAGADAVSRLFQDRQITAKQAVVLAAASHFANPMMIILVVGAAFLHQPAAGYFLLVVHWISGWIAAILATRLLPATGNQNNRVGLTAVQADNSSVDSQPANPASSISRSSAPHHSTYKRRSIWSDMMIAAREAHSRDGRGFGKLLGDTVSQAVQTLMMTGGYMIGFAVFIRLVSLYLTPGSTAALWPAFFELHLGTYHLSQTSLTPALLMSLLAAILGWGGLCSHLQVSAVLKTTGPSSKSMLYFAGVRLTHGLIAFFISLFLWMPFSRYSTEVWTTLQTNAEQDLSTPFGWLFIHSPGNTYTINTIWSVFPAACMGLALLLAVMISLSGLTFWFNRRFSR; this is encoded by the coding sequence ATGACATTACAGAGCGAGGTTAGAGATTCTGGCCCATTACGAACGATAATCCTAAGTACCGGCGCTTTAATGTTGGTCATTGCGGTAGTTGCCTCCCCCAAAGAAGCGTTTGATGCCTCTATTCAAGGTCTGGATATATGGTGGAAAATCATTTTCCCTGCCATGCTCCCATTCCTCATGTTATCCCAAATGCTCACTGCGTTTGGCTTCACCCATGCAATCGGCGCCTTGCTCGGACCGTTAATGCAACGATGGTTCAGACTTCCAGGCAACGCAGGTTTGGCGATTGCCGTTGGCATGTGCGGCGGATTCCCCGCAGGAGCAGATGCGGTGTCCCGTTTATTTCAGGATAGACAAATTACCGCCAAGCAGGCGGTTGTCCTTGCGGCGGCGTCTCATTTTGCCAATCCAATGATGATCATACTGGTCGTTGGTGCTGCTTTTCTTCATCAGCCAGCGGCCGGATATTTTCTACTCGTGGTCCACTGGATCAGCGGCTGGATCGCTGCCATTCTTGCCACGCGTCTCCTGCCTGCAACGGGTAACCAGAATAACCGGGTTGGCTTGACAGCTGTGCAAGCAGATAACAGCTCTGTTGATTCTCAGCCTGCAAATCCTGCAAGTTCCATAAGTCGCTCATCTGCACCCCACCACTCTACATACAAACGACGCAGTATATGGTCTGATATGATGATTGCAGCGAGGGAAGCCCATAGTCGTGATGGAAGAGGGTTTGGCAAACTGCTCGGTGACACCGTATCCCAAGCTGTGCAGACCTTGATGATGACTGGAGGATACATGATCGGTTTTGCCGTGTTTATCCGATTGGTCTCCCTGTATCTGACTCCCGGGTCCACTGCTGCACTGTGGCCAGCCTTCTTTGAGCTTCACCTGGGTACCTACCATTTGAGTCAGACTTCACTTACACCCGCGCTGCTCATGTCTCTACTTGCAGCCATACTGGGATGGGGTGGTTTATGTTCCCATCTGCAAGTCTCTGCCGTCCTGAAAACCACTGGTCCAAGCAGCAAATCGATGCTGTACTTTGCTGGAGTTCGTCTGACTCATGGATTAATCGCCTTTTTCATCAGTCTGTTCCTATGGATGCCGTTCAGCCGTTACAGCACAGAGGTCTGGACCACATTACAGACGAATGCAGAGCAGGACCTCTCGACACCATTCGGTTGGCTATTCATACATAGTCCAGGTAACACATATACGATCAACACCATTTGGAGCGTCTTCCCTGCTGCATGCATGGGTCTTGCGTTACTTCTTGCAGTTATGATTAGTCTATCAGGTCTTACCTTCTGGTTTAACCGCCGGTTTTCTCGCTGA
- the rpmF gene encoding 50S ribosomal protein L32, producing the protein MAVPQRRTSKTRRDKRRTHFKLAVPGMVKCEQCGELKLSHHVCKVCGTYKAREIISQ; encoded by the coding sequence ATGGCAGTACCTCAACGGAGAACGTCCAAGACGCGTCGCGACAAACGTCGCACTCACTTTAAATTGGCTGTACCGGGCATGGTGAAATGTGAACAATGTGGCGAACTTAAACTTAGTCACCACGTGTGCAAAGTGTGCGGAACGTACAAAGCAAGAGAGATCATCTCTCAATAA
- the rsmD gene encoding 16S rRNA (guanine(966)-N(2))-methyltransferase RsmD: MRVVSGSAKGRPLKAVPGTGTRPTTDKVKEALFSMVGPYFEGGTALDLFAGSGGLGIEALSRGMDKAVFVDLESKSIEVIRMNLKATKLEDQAAVYRNDAGRALKALAKRGTTFDLVFLDPPYRMKNGHELMLTMHELELLEPEATIVLEYESKHDYPEQFGPFEQTRKALYGETAVSIYYYAPEALEDGESITPKEEAPHD, from the coding sequence GTGAGAGTGGTATCTGGGAGTGCGAAAGGCAGGCCGCTGAAGGCTGTTCCTGGCACGGGTACGCGACCGACCACCGACAAGGTGAAGGAAGCGTTATTTAGCATGGTTGGTCCTTATTTTGAGGGCGGCACAGCATTGGATCTGTTTGCAGGCAGTGGGGGTCTCGGAATTGAGGCGCTGAGCCGCGGCATGGACAAGGCTGTTTTTGTTGATTTGGAATCAAAAAGTATTGAAGTGATCCGCATGAATCTGAAGGCGACCAAGCTGGAAGACCAGGCGGCTGTATACCGTAATGATGCAGGTCGTGCATTGAAGGCACTCGCCAAGCGAGGCACAACGTTTGATCTGGTATTTCTCGACCCGCCATATCGCATGAAGAACGGGCACGAGTTGATGCTGACCATGCACGAACTGGAACTTCTGGAACCCGAAGCAACCATTGTGCTTGAATATGAATCCAAACATGATTACCCTGAGCAATTCGGCCCGTTTGAACAAACGCGCAAGGCTTTGTATGGGGAGACGGCAGTATCCATCTATTATTATGCGCCTGAAGCATTGGAGGATGGAGAATCCATTACACCGAAAGAGGAGGCTCCTCATGACTGA
- a CDS encoding nucleotidyltransferase, whose protein sequence is MRAVGVIVEYNPLHNGHVYHLQEARRLSGADAVVAVMSGPFLQRGEPAIVGKRARTEMALHAGADLVLELPVAYAVQPAEWFAFGAVSLLDRTGIVDSLCFGSESGDLDSLQRIARVLAVEPAGMREDIARRLREGASYPAAYAGAAAALAPGGVDVHDAAALLEQPNNSLGLHYLIALQRLGSAIQPFTAARTGAAYHEATPGPGAIASATAVRRLLMADGPSAAVPYVPAATLAILHREWQENRAPMHWERFAQPLFHLAATRRATELERIAEVTEGLEHRLSRTLAQLPEPSVEALLNALKTKRYTRTKLQRMLAHLLLNHTKAECSPEQLAAGPGYLRVLGFNTQGQNLLKQMKKTASLPVVLKPSTFTHNQLELDIQAQVAYGIACEHRDTRRMFSDYYESPVRV, encoded by the coding sequence ATGAGAGCCGTAGGCGTCATTGTTGAATATAACCCCTTGCACAATGGGCATGTCTATCATTTGCAGGAAGCTCGGCGGCTAAGCGGCGCAGACGCCGTTGTTGCGGTCATGAGCGGCCCTTTTCTCCAGCGTGGCGAACCCGCCATCGTGGGTAAAAGGGCTCGCACCGAGATGGCGCTGCACGCAGGTGCGGATCTCGTGCTTGAACTGCCGGTGGCTTATGCTGTGCAACCGGCGGAGTGGTTTGCCTTCGGTGCGGTGTCCTTGCTGGACCGCACCGGCATTGTGGACTCGCTCTGCTTTGGCAGCGAGTCCGGCGACCTGGACAGCCTGCAGCGCATTGCGCGCGTGCTGGCTGTGGAGCCCGCAGGGATGCGCGAGGACATCGCGCGCCGCCTGCGGGAAGGCGCCAGCTACCCCGCCGCGTACGCAGGCGCGGCGGCGGCACTGGCGCCCGGCGGCGTCGATGTTCACGACGCCGCTGCACTGCTGGAGCAGCCCAACAATTCGCTTGGGCTGCACTACCTGATCGCGCTGCAACGACTTGGCAGCGCGATCCAGCCCTTTACGGCGGCGCGTACCGGTGCCGCGTATCATGAGGCGACGCCCGGGCCGGGGGCGATCGCCAGTGCCACAGCCGTCCGCCGCCTGCTGATGGCGGACGGGCCCAGCGCCGCCGTACCATACGTGCCGGCGGCCACTCTTGCCATTCTGCATCGCGAATGGCAGGAAAACCGCGCTCCTATGCACTGGGAGCGCTTTGCACAGCCGCTGTTTCACCTCGCGGCCACACGCCGTGCCACCGAGCTGGAACGCATCGCCGAAGTCACGGAAGGCTTGGAACATCGGCTGAGCCGTACACTTGCTCAGCTCCCGGAGCCTTCAGTCGAAGCACTCCTGAATGCACTGAAGACCAAACGATACACACGCACAAAGCTCCAGCGTATGCTCGCCCACCTGCTCCTGAATCACACCAAAGCCGAGTGTTCACCAGAGCAATTGGCTGCCGGCCCCGGATATCTCCGAGTCCTCGGATTCAATACTCAAGGGCAGAACCTGCTTAAACAAATGAAGAAGACTGCATCGTTGCCCGTTGTGCTGAAACCTTCAACGTTCACGCACAATCAACTGGAACTGGATATCCAAGCCCAGGTTGCGTATGGGATCGCTTGCGAGCATAGGGACACACGCAGGATGTTCAGTGACTACTATGAGTCACCTGTGAGAGTGTAA
- the fapR gene encoding transcription factor FapR: MIEENPFVTDQELTRQLKVSIQTIRLDRLELGIPELRERMKLMAERSYDQVRSLPLHEIIGDIVDLQLDKSGISLFEIKEEHVFSRTGIARGHYVFAQANSLAVAIINDEIALTASADIRFVRSVHLGEKCIAKAYVRSIPGQTGKAKVEVFTYVGEEMVFQGNFVIYHSGGEDSGEGGHLE; encoded by the coding sequence ATGATAGAAGAGAACCCGTTTGTGACGGATCAGGAACTTACGCGCCAATTGAAGGTGAGTATTCAGACGATTCGTCTTGACAGACTGGAACTTGGAATACCCGAACTTCGGGAGCGGATGAAACTGATGGCAGAGCGCTCGTATGACCAGGTACGCTCGTTGCCCCTGCATGAGATTATCGGTGATATTGTGGATTTACAGCTGGACAAGAGCGGGATTTCCCTGTTTGAGATTAAGGAAGAACATGTGTTTTCAAGAACAGGGATTGCACGTGGGCACTATGTCTTTGCACAGGCCAACTCCTTGGCTGTAGCCATTATTAATGACGAGATCGCGCTGACTGCATCTGCAGACATTCGCTTTGTCCGTTCGGTTCATTTGGGAGAGAAATGTATTGCGAAGGCTTATGTGAGATCGATTCCAGGTCAAACGGGCAAAGCCAAAGTGGAAGTATTCACTTATGTAGGTGAAGAAATGGTGTTTCAAGGCAACTTTGTAATCTACCATTCAGGTGGAGAAGACAGCGGAGAAGGAGGTCATTTGGAATGA